One window of Papaver somniferum cultivar HN1 chromosome 9, ASM357369v1, whole genome shotgun sequence genomic DNA carries:
- the LOC113308273 gene encoding uncharacterized protein LOC113308273 produces MVDCHYSPHLLGAMDRLWFQQIILSPPVEPIQHPPVTKSNLKQLPETPPSSDGIMCTNSSPNLESTLLEHEPLSTISDSSPNLISVKDSDDLEKEKDDEMKMDSYKMKRPKRLSLLGSKTRSRLSSPSLQHTLPTHITRNKVIDVHGNIITSTSSPSPSMSKLRKTMSCKSLWELEYEEVKGFMDLGFRFDKEQICPRMMTVIPGLQRLDSLEFQELISSSTSTSSLQEENEEEDQEEEEVVERPYLSEAWLIKKPNSPLLNLRMPHVTASNDMKNHLKFWARTVACAVQLEV; encoded by the exons ATGGTAGACTGTCATTATTCACCACATCTATTAGGAGCTATGGATAGATTATGGTTTCAACAAATAATATTGTCACCTCCTGTTGAACCAATTCAACACCCTCCTGTAACCAAAAGTAACCTTAAACAACTGCCAGAGACCCCTCCGTCATCCGATGGTATAATGTGTACAAATTCATCTCCAAATCTTGAATCAACTCTTCTTGAGCATGAACCTCTCTCAACTATTTCAGATTCTTCTCCAAATTTGATCTCTGTCAAG GATTCTGATGACTTGGAGAaggaaaaagatgatgaaatgaAAATGGATAGTTACAAGATGAAAAGGCCAAAGAGATTAAGTTTACTTGGGAGTAAAACAAGAAGTAGATTATCATCACCTTCATTACAACATACGCTTCCAACACATATAACAAGAAACAAAGTAATTGATGTTCATGGAAACATaataacatcaacatcatcaccatcaccatcaatGAGTAAACTAAGAAAAACAATGAGTTGTAAAAGTCTATGGGAATtagaatatgaagaagtaaaaggtttTATggatttaggttttagatttgatAAAGAACAAATTTGTCCAAGAATGATGACTGTCATTCCTGGTTTACAAAgacttgattcacttgaattccAAGAACTCATATCTTCATCTACATCTACATCATCACTtcaagaagaaaacgaagaagaagatcaagaagaagaagaagttgttgaaaGACCTTATTTATCAGAAGCATGGTTGATCAAGAAGCCTAATTCTCCATTACTAAATTTGAGAATGCCTCATGTTACAGCTTCAAATGATATGAAAAACCATCTTAAGTTTTGGGCAAGAACAGTTGCTTGTGCAGTTCAATTAGAAGTCTGA